The segment CATTTAGTGCAAATAAATGCACAAAAGTGTCCTGTTCAAATTGCTATTGTTCTTTGGGTATATCTTGACAAGTAACTGACTGATGACCTCACTGTAGGCTACACTGATCCTCTTGTCTTGTAGGCGTTACCTTGTAGATTTTCCTCTGACACAGTGGCAGTATAGCCTTGGGGAATGTTTAGATCATGACTCTCCTGTATCTCACacatccatccatacagtacTGCACATACAGTTTGCCTGTCACACTTAAGGATGTTTTCCTCTGTCATTCAGAAAACCTTCGGTGATTTGACTACTGTGATAACAGGATCTTGACAGTGATTCAGAGCTGTCCACACCTATCTCTCCAGGCAGGCCCTGCTCTGCTCGCTGCttgggaggttgtgtgtgtgtgtgtgtgtgtgtgtgtgtgtgtgtgtgtgtgtgtgtgtgtgtgtgtgtgtgtgtgtgtgtgtgtgtgtgtgtgtgtgtgtgtgtgtgtgtgtgtgtgtgtgtgtgtgtgtgtgtgtgtgtgtgtgtgtgtgtgtgtgtgtgtgtgtggaatatgTGTAGTGGTTTCTATTTGTCTcttttgtgtctgtgtttatttgaTATAACCAGCACTGGGCTGACTTCTTCAGTTTCACACTGAGTGGATCATGTACTGCAGCAGATCGGCTGTTGTCACACTCCTTTATTGAGTACTGACGCCTCTGCCATAACAAAGAGGCGTTGCTGATCAtgtacatgcatacacacaggcacacacacacgcacgcacacatgcacacagacacgtaTACACACtggtacgcacacacacgcatacacacacaaacgcgCTCGCGCTCACGGACAGGCTAAGCAGCAGATGGTTGCCCCacgtctcctcttcccctccttctccccatctctctttcactctctcactctatctgtcctctctttctctcacacacctgCAGAGTTCCCTTTGTAGATTAACATCATCAAGTCTGAAAGTCTCTCTGTGTGCAGCGGAGAAGCACACCTGTATCAGCCTGGCTGTCACTCAGAGAGAGGCTTGGTTAAAGAGGAGAATAAAAGCACTGTTGTTCTGTTTGGGCCCCTATCTCACCACTCTTTCTCCCAGGTCCCGGGGTATAAAGCAGAATATAGACCTATGACTAGCCCATTATGAGAATGGCTCTCTGTGGTATAGTAAGAGACCAGTGGAAAGGAGGATATTGCTGATGCTGACGGGAGGAGAATGATGAGCAGCAGTTTACATTTCAGTCTATGGGACGAGCAGGCTTCTTTTCCCATGGGATGGGGTCATTGCAGTGAAATATGCATCATCAGGTATTGTCAAGGTCACTTGGAACTCAGCATTGCTATAAAtctaaagagagcgagagagagtgtttgagtgtgtgtgcgtgttttgtgtgtgtgtgggttgccaGTAAGACTACTTTAATCCAGCCTAGAGCgtcaccacttcctctctctcccactctccctcatgAATCTGTGTTCAACCAACCACACAGTGTATTCCTTTCCTCTCAGTATAGCCATCTTGCGATAATGTTTTGCTGTGTTTTGCTCCATAACACTTCCGGTCAGTGTGATCTCTCAGGCAGCAGAGATGTGGTGACTGATTCAATTAAGGTCTTCCCCTGTCTGACATCAGTGGAGAGATCTCATGCTGCCTTTTCCATGCCATCCTGTCATATTACTGTCAGATGATGGACTTTGTTCTCCCTCACCAGTCAACACTGCAGCAGAATGGTTTGTTGTGATGTTCTGTGTGGTTTTACAAAGCAGTAAGTGGATTTTTTGCATCCTTTGTTAGCCTTTTTGTTGTATGCGGTTTATTGAAAGGGAGGTTCTCGCTTATTTTTCTCTTTCAAAGTTGCCTCAGCgctgggactgaatggtcatgtGAGACAGAAATGATTCCCTCTGACTAGAACATCTATTTAATATACACAATAATACTCTACATGAATATAGAAGCAATTAATTTCATGTTAGAAAATGTCAATACCCCCTAAACCTCCTGTgcccatacagacagacatacacacatgtgCACTCGTGCGAATAGATATGGTTTTACACAATTGCACACATACAATTCATACATGCCAATTAACTGAATAATATTCTGTGTGTAGTCACAGTGTATCCGTTTTGCCATGGTAGAATGGCGAGAGAATTTACTCCTTTGTTCTGCCATGCAGGAGTTTCATTCTCAACGGGTGATTAACTACAATGTATcagcaggaaagagagagagcctcCCTCCACATGCTAGTGTACGTGGTTATGCTAATAGAGCTGCAGTCCAGTGCTTTTCCAGAATATGACTGTGATAGTCCCTAAAGCCTGACCACCAAGCCAGTCTGTTCTCCTCCCACTGAACAAGGCTACTTCAGGAGCTCTTTTTAGATGCTATTCTCTGTGTAATATTAGTGCTATTCGTCTACAGTATTCACCCtcgccctttctctctctttcccctcccacTCTCTATCCCTACTTCCACCTTTCTCTCATCCacccttcctctttctcctcctccccctctccgctAAACACAGAAAATAATGAGACAGATTTTCTCGTAATCTTCTTTGAATCCTGTAAAGCATTAGTTGCATGTCTCAGCATTCCTGCAAACCTGTCCTCGAGCGTTCCGTCTACTAAAGGAGAAGACATGTAAAAAGAATGGAACAGAAGGTAAAGGCATCAGATACCTGGCCTGCTGAAACGAGTGGGAGGCTATAGCCTATTAGGATTCCAGCCTTGCGGTTGTCATAGCTGGCATTAGACTGACGTGGAACACAGACAAATGCTGAACAAATATTGGTAAAGATCACTGCAAGAAAGGTAATTGACGAAGAGGACTCCACTCAATAAAGTTAAGCTACTGTATACTTCCTGTATTCTTCTCGTGTTCTTTGTGTTACATAGGTGCTAAGATGTGTTGTGTGGCCATGTAACAGATTATATAGCATGTGAGTTGAAAACCATTCAACTGCAGCCCTGCAATACAACAATGACTTTGTGTCAATTTCAAACTATTTTGTTTTTGTGATTATTAAAATTCCTATCAAACGTGACACCAAGGCATTTGTCTTGTTTTTTTGTGCTGTGGTTTggtgttgacctgtgtatcataCCCCCTTGATGTGCATGTCTGCTATAGAGAAGTGCTAAAGCCACACAAAATCAACAAGATGTCTTCATGTTGACACggtcacacaggcacacagatacacagtcacacagacacacagactcacagtcacacagacacacaaggtGCTACATGCCTGACCACTAATTTGAGTCGGTTGGTCAAACCACTGGGAAAACAAACTGAGCCGACACTTGGCTTACATCCcgaatggcaacctattccttaGATAGTGCgatatttttgaccagggccgtagtgcactaaatagggaataaggtgcctttTGAGCTTCACCTTCCCGTGGCACAAAACCCACAAGAAAATAGACCCTGTGTGCGTcttaaattacaccctattccctatatagtgcactacttttgtgcaggatttggaaaggctcaAGACAGGGTGCATCTGTGTCACTTCCACAAAATTCCAGAATGTTGGAACGTGTATAATGTGTTCTTGGAGAGCAGGTTTCatcagtgagtgtgagtgagtcttCTGGCTTTGCCAGGTGGAGGCTGGTGCAGTGCGTCACTGGAGTGAGGGTGTTGGACAGTGGCATAGTGAAACTTCAGCTTTATCCACCCACCGCCAAACAATATCTCTGCTGCTCAGGAATTTATTAcaatttacagtacagtacaggtgcaGGACATATCTTATGCAAATTAATCCCTAAAGATACACCCTATGGACACTTCTTTAGATATGAGAGGATTGGATAGGTGCAAGCAATATGGCGGGAATTTCACCTGTCCTAACAGAGGGCAAGATGGAGCTACCACCATATTCTGGTGGTATACTATATTCTACTTATCCAACTATCTCAGATCTACACATATGCCTGGGGGTTAGGTGTTGATTTTTCTGCGCCCTATGAGTCAGCTGGGTAAGTAGTAGATCTTATTCAGACAGGGATCTCCACAGACATCTAAAAGCCCATCAGGACCCCTGACTCAGTCCGAGCTACTGGCATGACATTCTTTCAGAAGAGCATAATGAAATCCATTCACAGGTGGTGTATGGGAAAGCTGTAAAACTGTCGTCAGCCACCGACTGGGAAAAGATCTCATGGGTTTGAAACATTCCTTCCGTTGAATTccctcagagagaaagaggagagaggagagcgggaggaagagaggaggaagagaggcaggcagagggaCAGCTGATGTAGGTTGTCTTTCTGAGAGATGACTGCTTTCCCCTACTATTGGTTATATAAACAGTAGAGTTGCATTGTGGGCCAGTAAAGCTGATCCTTGATGGCAGTTTCTGGCTGTCACTCAGAGAGCGGCTTGGTTAAAGAGGAGAATATTCAAATATTCATCTAAATGTAACTCAGACAAAATAGAAAAGATTAGAAACAAAAACATGGAAGGAGCTAAGTTATATTCATAATAATactatatgtacagttgaagtcggaagtttacatacaccttagccaaatacatttatactcagtttttaataaatcctgacatttaatcctagtaagaattccctgtcttaggtcagttaggatcaccactttattttaagaatgtgaaatgtcagaataatagtagagagaattatttatttcagcttttatttctttcatcacattcccagtgggtcagaagtttacatacactcaattagtatttggtagaacattttctatgggattgaggtcagggctttgtgatggccactccaatacctttgttgtccttaagccatttggaagacccatttgcgaccaagctttaacttcctgactgatgtcttgagatgttgcttcaatatatccacaaattTTTCCTCCCtcaagatgccatctattttgtgaagtgcaccagtccctcctgcagcaaagcacccccacaacatgatgcagccgtgcttcacggttgggatggtgttctttggcttgcaagcctcctcctttttcttccaaacataacaatggtcattatggccaaacagttctatttttgtttcatcagaccagaggacatttctccaaaaagtacgatttttatccccatgtgcagttgcaaaccgtagtctggcttttttaatggcggttttggagcagtggcttcttccttgctgagcggcctttcaggttatgtggatataggactcattttactgtggatatagatacttttgtacctgttttctccagcatcttcacacggtcctctGCTGTTGTCctggtattgatttgcacttttcgcatcaaagtacgttcatctataggagacagaacgcgtctccttcctgagcggtatggctgCTGCGTGGTCCGattgtcacggccgtttaaaggagaggaccaaggtgcagcgtggtgagcgtacattttctttatttaaatcAAACTGAcgccgaacaaaaacaataaacactacaaaaacaaaccatgaagctcaaaggctatgtgccctaaacaaagtcaacttcccacaaagataggttggaaaaaaggctacctacgtatggttcccaatcagagacaacgataaacagctgtccctgattgagaaccatacccggccaaaatatAGAAATACCAAATCATAGAAAacgaaacatagaatgcccaccccaaatcacaccttgaccaaaccaaatagagacattaaaaggctctctacggtcagggcgtgacaataccccccccaaaggtgcggactccggctgcaaaacctgaacctataggggagggtctgggtgggcatccatccgcggtggcggctcaggtgcgggacgcagaccctgctccacctctggctcaccccGCTTGGTGACCCTCGtcaccccggactgggcaccctcgtcgctgtgggccccggactggaggccatctctggaggctccggactggaggccgtccctggtgtgtgtgttcaaagtcagcgttgtgccgtgaggtgttgtttTATGGGTGATTTTTTAATCTAATTCTATTGCTTGGGTTAACTGAGGTggaagagagttccatgtagtcatggctctatagcTATACCATAGCCTCTATAGCTCTATACCATAGCCTCTATAGCTCTATACCATAGCCTCTATAGCTTTATACCATAGCCTCTATAGCTCTATACCATAGCCTCTATAGCTTTATACCATAGCCTCTATAGCTCTATACCATAGCCTCTATAGCTCTATACCATCGCCTCTATAGCTTTATACCATAGCCTCTATAGCTCTATACCATAGCCTCTATTGCTTTATACCATTGCCTCTATAGCTCTATACCATAGCCTCTATAGCTCTATACCATAGCCTCTATAGCTTTATACCATAGCCTCTATAGCTTTATACCATAGCCTCTATAGCTCTATACCATAGCCTCTATAGCTTTATACCATAGCCTCTATAGCTCTATACCATAGCCTCTATAGCTCTATACCATCGCCTCTATAGCTCTATACCATAGCCTCTATAGCTTTATACCATAGCATCTATAGCTCTATACCATAGCCTCTATAGCTTTATACCATAGCATCTATAGCTCTATACCATAGCCTAATCATTTAATTGATATATGATTCAGATAAATAACTGCCTCTGGATTTACCATAGGTTTGAATAACATTGAGAGCATATTCCATAGAGATCCATCTGAAGGGATTTATCTCTGTGGCATACATACTCTATATGCGATGGAGACTTTATGGAAAGGGACCGGTTTGTATTTAGGCCTATGCCACAGAAAAGTAATTCATCATCACAGAGGCTGCAGTAGAAGTAAGCCATCCAGAatctgtctgtgtcccaaatggcaccctattcccaatgggccttggtcaaaaggagtgcactatataccATTTGGCACGCAGTATCTGTCAGCACATTCTGGATGGTCTGGCGTGCAGAAGGGAATGCTACAATATCTATGTGTGTGCCATAGTATTTGTCTCAGCTCAGTAACTGTAACTTTCCTACAATATAAGCAGAGGAAAGCCCAGCTATGGCTGAAAAAGGCTTTATTTACACTTGTGTGCATTGCAGACGGGATACATGTggatcaactctctctctctttctctctcaccttaGTGTTTTAACAGAATAACTTACCAAATCTATATTTTTTTGTTTGAAACACAGGTTGTTAATTTTTTTTGTTTACCCTCGTCCTTCAGTCTGTGTACTGATATGTGCATTTCTCAACCTCTGAGAGATTTAAGTTTCCTCTTCTGTAAACACATACTGGAATCTGAGCTGTTCTGTTCAAGTGGCCGACCAGCGACCGTACAATTTAGAgagtaaatatattttatttatagcTCTGCTCCATTATAATCATGGCTTTTTGGTGGTTCTCAACTACAGACCTAACTTTCTCTTTGTTTCCTGTTTCCCATGCATGCAGGCCTTCAGAGTGTGGTCCAAGATCTGCTGCAAGAGGTGGGCAGTGTgggccttcctcctcctctttacccTGTCTGTGGTGGTGATCAACActctccccttccccccctcTGAGACGCGCAGGCTGCCCTCACGAGGCCTGAGCTCTGCTGGAGCCGGAGGGTATAGAGCAAGGGCTAGACCCAGGGAAAGGGCCACATTggcccctcaccaccaccaccatcttccTCTAACCCTCAAAGGTCACAGTGgaggttggaagcagagtgacaaagTCAAAGAGTCCTCCAAGCATCACCTGGTGAAGGACCAGCCCAAACTGGACAGGGGAGCAGCTAGCATGACAGATGAGAGAACTCACAGCAACTACAAGAAGAATCGTAAAACTAAGGGCATCGCCTCCAAAaggaaagagaagaaagagatgCCGCCAAGTTCTAGTAGAGACAAACAACATAATATCCAGCCATTGACAGTCACTGCTGTGCTAATAAGGCATGATGGAAGCCATCTAACCAACTACAGTGGTTCAGAGCTCTCCACCCAACCACCACCTCTTTCCAGACAAGAGAACGTCCACCCAGCTGTGCCCCAGACTGTAGCTCGTAGCCAGAGCCGCCCTTCTACTGCAGACCTCGGCCTGTCTGACTCTGAGCACAAATGTACTCCAGATGAACAGAGACAGGACCAGGGGCACACCGGACAGGCAGGGAGGAAGAACTTAACCAAGCAGCAGGCTGTGAAAAAGGTCCCCAGAGAACTCAGGAAACGTGACAGACAGCCTTCGTCTGGGCGTAAAGAGACCCGGCCCACAGCGGAGACAGCAGCAGAAACAGAGAAAGGGAGTGAGGGGGAGGCCCACTGGTGTAAGATgtcagctggagagagggagtttCCAGACACTGACACACGGAGAATAAGGACTGGGGACACTGACTCTGTGCCATGGCTCAGCAAGGACGATATTCACAAGATGGAGTTCCTCTCGGGCAGCGAGGTTGTCAGTAAGGCCAGGGTCCCAGCCCACGGACAGGTCCTCCATGTAGTGCTGGGTGCCCCTCATCATCCCCCTTCTCTTGGGGCTCCATTGGCTGACCACAGTGAGCACTGCCAACAGGGTCTGTGTGCCCTGATCAAACGTCCAGACGACTGGTTCGAAGTCTTTGCTTTCCATTTAGACCGTGTTCTCGGCTTGAACAGGAGTCTGCCCACAGTGTTCAGGGCCTTCCACAGTGACATCTTGCCTTATAAATACACCAGAGGGGCAGCCAGACCCGTGGTGTGGTGggacccaggcatccagcacctgGATGATGATGACAATGACCAGAACTCATTCCCTCTCACCTGGCCCCAGTACCAGAGCTTGCTGAGGGCCAGGTGTGGCAGTGGCAGCGGCATGGCCCTCAACGAGAACCCCTGTGTGGGGGTTCACCATGCGGAGTGGGGGCGCCTGGCACTCTTTGACTTCCTCCTACAGGTATAGAACAACTGATAACACTGTATCCTCCAATCACACTTGTTAAACCCTATCTCTATGGCATATTTAACTTATTTAACTTATTGACAGCATTGATTTGAACTTTTAAGAGATACATTGGCTAGAGTAAAGAGGTCAGAAAGACTGATAGGTAGTGGATATGTGACTGTTAGATTTCATATTCCTCCTAATGTCAGGCATTCTAACCCGATCTTAATTCCTAACCGTATCCCTAACCTTAGCCATAACCGTAACTCATTTTTATCCTGATCTGCCACTCAAACGTACACATCCAAACTGATAGCGTTCTAAATCCTTTCAGTCACACCATGTGAAGACTACCTATGGAAATAATGCATAGACTAGATTCTGATTGAAATCTCACCTCACCTTGAGAGATGTACGTTTTGTAAAGTTGTTATTCCAGTACACTGTATAAACTGACAGTTAACTAGTGATTCACTTAACGTCACTATGGAGGGCCCAGTTGATAAGGACTCATGAGGTCAGGCAGACTGGGAAAACTCATGgtgctatgggccctggtcaaaaatagtgcactacaaaggaaatagtttgccatttgggatgcagatctTGTTTTGCATTTATATTAAAGAACATTCTCACTGGATGAAATCCACCAACCTCGTCTAATAGTAGGCTGGCAGTCCTTGATAATGAGCCTATTTGAGCACTGGATTGTATTGCCAAGGTCTTATCATCTGAAGAACTCTACTCACTAAACTGCCTTAGATTAAAAGATGCCGGCCAAAGAAAAGAGTGTGACTTTCTCTGTCTGGAGCGATAAATGTAATTGATTATCAGATAATTATGTTTTTCATGGTGAGTGCAACCCGTCAGCTTACTAGACATGCAACATATTAAGTCATTATCATTCTCCCTACTAGATGAATGAACATTATCATTCTCCTACTAGATGAATGAACATTATCATTCTCCTACTAGATGAATGAACATTATCATTCtccctactacagtagatgaaTGTATCAGCGCAGTTCAATAAAAAAATCAACACAATGTTTGTCTCTAATTTAGCTTCTAACTCGTTTATGATCTGCCAGTGATTTATAATGAAGTTGGAGATCTTTATTGTGTAAGAAATGATGGCTGATGGTCCATGTAAGAGCCGGATGCAGgatcatttttttgtgtgtgtgtgtgtgtgtgtgtgtgtgtgtgtgtgtgtgtgtgtgtgtgtgtgtgtgtgtgtgtgtgtgtgtgtgtgtgtgtgtgtgtgtgtgtgtgtgtgtgtgtgtgtgtgtgtgtgtgtgtgtgtgtgtgtgtgtgtgtgtgtgtgtgtaaagctgaGACATCCTGAGAGGATGTAATTAATACAGGATTGATAAGGCCAGCTCTGCCACAGTCCCACTCTAAAACTCTAAATGGAGTAGTATGTCAGTCTAACTCTGCATGGGGAATATCTAAGCTCCCATTAGGGAATGAGAGGTGGCAATGAAGCCAACAACCCAATGATGTTTATTGAAAGTAATAGAGAGTTAGTACGTATGATATAGACATAGTACAATGTACAATATttgatacacacaaacacacacacaccagtctcgGTCTTCATCAGGCCTCTAAAGACCCAATGTCTGGCCGCTGGCAGTGTGAAGTCAAAGTCAGGGTTGCCATGGTGATGCTCGGCAATCACGGATGCCTAAGTCCACATTAGGAAGGACTGAGAGGAAAGTGATGGCAGCTGCTCCTCTCGCTATCTGTCTCTATAGCCAAAAGAAAGTCCATTTCTTTGTTTAGAAAAAGATCCCAGAAGAAATAAACAGTGTGCTGGTGCCCTCGGATGGGTGAAAACTACAAGGCCATGGAGACTTAGTATTAGGTGCTCTTTGAAACGGGTGGTCTATGACTGGCAGAACAATTATGGGGATGAAGGACTCCACATAGTAAacaaaacatttagaaaaacatTGTGGGGCTTACTTTTTCCATCTA is part of the Salvelinus fontinalis isolate EN_2023a chromosome 6, ASM2944872v1, whole genome shotgun sequence genome and harbors:
- the LOC129857587 gene encoding Golgi-associated kinase 1A-like, which translates into the protein MAFRVWSKICCKRWAVWAFLLLFTLSVVVINTLPFPPSETRRLPSRGLSSAGAGGYRARARPRERATLAPHHHHHLPLTLKGHSGGWKQSDKVKESSKHHLVKDQPKLDRGAASMTDERTHSNYKKNRKTKGIASKRKEKKEMPPSSSRDKQHNIQPLTVTAVLIRHDGSHLTNYSGSELSTQPPPLSRQENVHPAVPQTVARSQSRPSTADLGLSDSEHKCTPDEQRQDQGHTGQAGRKNLTKQQAVKKVPRELRKRDRQPSSGRKETRPTAETAAETEKGSEGEAHWCKMSAGEREFPDTDTRRIRTGDTDSVPWLSKDDIHKMEFLSGSEVVSKARVPAHGQVLHVVLGAPHHPPSLGAPLADHSEHCQQGLCALIKRPDDWFEVFAFHLDRVLGLNRSLPTVFRAFHSDILPYKYTRGAARPVVWWDPGIQHLDDDDNDQNSFPLTWPQYQSLLRARCGSGSGMALNENPCVGVHHAEWGRLALFDFLLQVNDRLDRYCCGFQPDPAEPCVENLLHTKCRNSKDLVLVHILVRRVEPTRLVFIDNAGRPNHPHENLNFRLVEGIDEFPERAVSVLQSGCLESMLLSSLYMDKEFWESRGGARGLKPLIHTVEQRGRILLQHIHDKRLRLNRDL